The genome window GGCTGATCCCGAAGCGTTCGGCGAGCTGCGATTCCCGCAGCCGCGAGCCGGGCGGGAGTTCTCCGCTGTCGATCGCCGCCAGAAGCTGGTCATAGGCGTCGACGTGGGAGGAGGCGGACTTATCCGGTTTTTTGTTCATGGCACGCTTGTGCTCCGTACTTTGAAGCACGAGCGTATACAAAAGTAGATGAAGGGGCGAGCCCGGCGTTACTTTCCGCCCCAGACGGATGCGGGCACCTGGATGTCGCCGCGCATCAGAAGACGAGCGGTTCGAAGGATGCCGGCGCTCTTCAGATCGAACACGCCATCCTTGATCTCGTAGTCGGCGCTGACGTCGATCTTGCCCATGGGATGCTCGATCCCGATGACCGCGGGGCTGCCCTCGGGAAGCCGGGTCAGGCCCTCGGCCACCGTGCCCGGCGCCAGGGCGCAGCAGCCGAGGCAGATCGATCCGGTCACCGCCATGGAGGGGTGGCAGTTCCAGGGCATGAAATAGCGCGCGGAGATCGCGCCGTCGGCGCGCGGCTCGCTCAGGACCGCGAACTTGGGCGTGACGGACTTGGAGACGTCGCCCATGCCCATCAGCTTGCCGGCTTCCTGCCGGATGGCCTCGAACTTCGCGTAGAAATCGCGGTTGGCGTCCAGTTCCTTGGCGGTCTCGTAGCCGGTCAGGCCGAAGTCAGAGGCGCGCGCCACCACGATGGGCATGGCCACGTCGATGCAGGTGACCTCGATGCCGCCCACAAGGTCCTTGGCCGAGCCGGTCGGGAAGAGGGCGCCGGTCTTGGAGCCGACCACGTCCTTGAAGTTCAGCGTGATCGGGGCCGCCGTGCCGGGCACGCCGTCGATGGCGGCTGAGCCCTCGTACTCCACCTTGCCGCCGGGCGTCTGCACGACGGCTTCGATGCGCGCCCCGGTGTTGACCGCGCGGATCTTCACGCGGGTCTCGCCGTCCTGGACCGGGACCATGCCCATTTCGATTGCGGCGGGGCCGATGCCGGAGAGGATGTTGCCGCAGGTCGGGCCGAAGTCCGCGACCTTCTCGTCCACCTTCACCTGACAGAAGAAGTAGTCGATCTCCGCCCAGTCATCCTCCGAGGGGGAGATCATCGCCGTCTTGGTGGTGACCGCCGCGCCGCCGCCGACACCGTCGATGTTGAGCGGATGACCGGCTCCCACGGCGGCGATCAAAACCTCGCCGAGTTCCTCAAGGCTTTCGGGCAGATCGGCGCGGTTGAAGTAGGGGCCGCGCGACGAACCCCCGCGCATGAAGAGGCAGGGGATGGAGGTCTGGGGCATGGCGGAGTCCTCGTTGGAGATAGAAGCGGAAAAGCGGGCGCCAGGAAGCGCGCTATCGCCCTGTCATAGGCCAGCGCGTGCAGACGCGCAAGCGGAGGCAGGTGGGACGATTTTCAGTGCGGTCGGCGGCTCAAAAAAGCCTCGCCCTTTGGCGTCAGTTCGACCCTGGGCGATGGGGCGTCAGGGGGCTGACAGCGCCGTACGTAGCCTGCCTGCAAGGCCTGCTCCCAGACATCCAGCCGGGGGCAGGAGGTGCGCCAGGCCTCCATGGTCTCGCTGTAGGGGCGCGGGCCGCCGCTCAGCCATTCCAGTAAATCGCGCGTCAAGGAATCGACGGAGGTTTCCATGATCGAAGGTCTTTCCAGCTGTCTCTTTCCGGAAGCCTCAGAATAGCACAGCCGCAGTGCGCCGCCAGCCGCCGCAGCGCCCGTGATCCAGACGCTCGGATCAGAGCGGCCAGACCATGAGGATCATGGGCAGGGCGACGGCCACGATGATGATCTCCAGGGGCAGGCCGACACGCCAGTAATCCCCGAAGCGGAACCCCCCGGGACCCAGGATGAGAGCGTTGTTCTGATGCCCGATCGGGGTCAGGAACGCGCAGGAAGCGCCCAGCGCCACGGCCATCAGGAAGGCGTCGGGATTGGACGACAGGCGTTCGGCCAGGGTCACCGAAATCGGCGCCATGATGACGGCGGTGGCGGCGTTGTTCAGAAGGTCGGAGACGGTCATGGTGACAACCAGCACCATCGCCAGAACCACAAGGGTCGGAAGGCCCTCTGTCACGGCCAGGATGCCGTCGACGATCACCTGCGTGGCGCCTGTGGTCTCCAGCGCGCTGCCGACGGGGATGAGCGCGCCCAGCAGCACGATCACCGGCCATTCGACCGATTCATAGATCTTTCGCAGCGGCAGGAAGCCGCCCAGGACCAGCGCGGCGACCGCTGCGGCGAAGGCCACGGTGATCGACACGAAGCCCAAACTGGCGGAGAGAATGGCGATGGCGAAGACCCCCACGACCCAGGGAGCGCTGCGCCCGCTTCCGTAGCTGAGGCCGCGCTCGGCGAGCGGCAGAAGATCGAGCTTCTGGAGGCCCTCGGCAAGGTGTCCCCGATCCCCGTGAAGCAGCAGCACGTCGCCAGCCCTCAGCCGCAGGTCGCGCAGCCGCCCCCTATAGGGCTTTCCCTGACGCGCGAGGCCGAGCGGCACGATGTTGTGACTGCTGGCGAGGCGGAGTTGGCCCAGTGTCCGCCCAATGAGGGCCGACTGGGGCGGGACCGCCGCCTCCATCACCTCACCCTCGCTGGACTCCAGAACTTCGGCGGCCTTGCCCTTGCTTTCCGAGAGAGTGAAGCCGGTCGTCTTGAGAAAGCGTTCGATCTCCTCCGGCGTGCCTTCGATCAGCAGGTGGTCGCCTTCCTCGAAGACCTCATAGGCGGCCAGACGGGGCAGGCGGCGGCCGCGCCGCATCAGCGCCACCAGTTCGACGCTGATCTCCTCGGTCATTTCCTCGATCTCGCGGCGCGTCTTGCCAACGCCTTCTGAGTCCTTGGTGATCTCGATCTCGCTCAGGTAGTCGCCGAGGTCGAAGAGGCTTTCGCCGCCCTCCGCCCTCCGCTTCGGCACGATGCGCCAGCCGGCCAGCGCCATGAACAGGAGCCCGGCAAGCGCGACCGCCCCGCCGACCGGCGTGAAGTCGAACATGCGGAAAGGTTCACCCAACGCCTCACCCCGGTAGGCGGCGATGATGATGTTGGGCGGCGTGCCGATAAGGGTCACCAGGCCGCCCAGAATGCAGCCGAAAGAGAGCGGCATCAAAAGCATCCCGGCGGGCTGCTTGCTCTTGGCCGCGCTTTTCAGGGCCACCGGCATGAGAAGCCCGAGCGCGCCGACGTTGTTCATGACCGCCGACAGGGCCGCCCCGACGCCTGACAGGCCGGCGACATGTCCGGTCGTGCTGCCGCGCAAGGGCTCCAGGGCCTTTGCTATGGGGTCCAGGGCGCCGGAGTCCGACAGCGCCCGGCTGAGGATCAGGACCAGAGCCACCGTGACCGTCGCTGGATGCCCGAAGCCTGAGAAGGCATCCGCGCTCGGCACCAGTCCCAGCAGGACGGCAAGCACCAGCGCGGCAAAGGCGACCACATCATAGCGATAGCGGCCCCAGGCGAGCAGGCCCAACAGCCCGGCCAGAATGGCGAAGATGGCGATCTGGTCGACGGTCAGGGGCAAGTCGCTCATGCCTCAGATGATGACCGCAGAAGCCGCCCGAGGCAAAGGCTCCGAGGCGAAGACGCAAAACATCCGATCCCTCCTAGGCGGTCGCCCCGCCGTCGATGACGTAGGCGGCGCCATTGATCTGCTTTGAGTCTCCGGAAGCGAGAAAGAGCACGAGGGCGGCGACCTCCTCGGGCAGCGTGACCCGTCCGGAGGGCGACTCCGCGTTGCTGGCGGCCAGCGCCTCGGAGGGGTCTTGTCCGCTCTGCCGGGCCTCGGCGGTCAGCATCGGGGTATCCACGTCGCCGGGACAGACCGCATTGATACGGATTCCTTCGCCCGCATGGTCGCGCGCCATGGCTCTCGTAAGCAGCACCAGGCCGCCCTTCGACGCGCAGTAGGCCGCGGCCCGCTCGCCGCCGACCATGCCCCAGTCCGAGGCGATGTTGACGATGGAGCCTCCTCCGGCGGCCCGGATCAGGGGCAGGCAGGCGCGGCTGAGGTAGAAGGGCGCATGAAGGTTCGCTTCCAAAGTCTCCCGCCACTCCTCGTCGCTGGTTTCCTCCACCGTGCGGCGGTAGATCACGCCGGCGGCGTTCACCAGACAATCCAGCGCACCGAAAGTCTCTTCCGCTGCCTTGGCGAGGCGAGCGCAGGCGGCGGGGTCGCGTATATCACCGCTCCAAAGCGCTATCTCCGGGTTCGCCTCCTTCAGCTTCGCAAGCCTCTCTTCGCTGCGCCCGGCCGCCAGCAGCTTGTATCCGGCCCCGGCGAAGGCCGCCACGCAGGCTTTCCCGATACCCGAAGAAGCCCCTGTCACCAAGACGCGTTTCTCGCTCATGCCGTTCCCTTTCCTCGCTTTGCTTCACAGGCCGCCAAGAGGGCGGGCAGGTCATGCCATCCGATTCGGCTGTCGGCCTCGCTCGGCGGCGCATCAGGATCGCTGGTCTTCTTGTCGACCTTTCCGCCCAGGCGCAGATAGAAGGCGAAGGCCGCGGCGTTGTCGTCGAATACCCAGAGACAGACCGAGTTTTTGCCCTGGGCGATCAAGCGGCGGCAGGCCTCGGCGAGCAGTTTTCGACCGAGACCGCTGCCGCGCTGTTCGGGTTCGACGTGCAGATTCTCAATAAGGGCGTCGTAGTCCGGATCCTCGTCGACCAGCGCGATGAACCCCAACAGCCCCTCATCTCCCTCGGCCAGGATGACCAGATCGCCGGGATGCCTTCGCGCCAGGAAGTCCCGCCAGAAGCGTGCGCGCTCTTCATGGATCTCTCCCTCCAGATAATCATCTGAGAGGATGCCCCGGTAGGTCGATCGCCAGCTCTCGGCGTGAAGGGCCGCGATCGCTTCGGCGTCCTCCGCCCGCGCCTCGCGCAGCCGCGGTTCCCGCTTGCTGACATGGGGCGCGCGCCCGAAGAGCAGGCGCGCGCGGGGCACCCGCTCGAAGGGCAGGCTCAGGATGTCCGAAGGGGCGGGGCCGGGCGTCTCCACAGGCACGAAACGCTCGAAGAGGCCGGTGAAGGCGGCGCGGAAGTGGTTCTTGGCCTTGACGAAAAAGAGCGTCGTGGGCTCCAGCGCGAGGCCGAAATGCTCGAAGTAGGCGGGGTCGTTCACCGGCACGATGCGGCTGGTCACGAGGATGCGGACCTGTCCGCTGCGCAGGATGGCGGAGGGGCCGGGATCGACCTCCAGGCCCGCCTCCATGGGCCCCCGGTTCCTGAAAGTACCCTGGACGAGCCGCTCAACTTGGACCGTGAGCTCAAGCGGCGCGCCGAAGCTGTCGCTGAGCCTTCCGCCCAGACGGCAGTCCATCTCCGCGCCTTCTCCGGCCCTGACTGCTTCCTCCACAAGTTCCGGGTCCCAGAAGAAGGCAAAGACGCAGGGCCGCGTGGGTTTCTCCGCCAGGACTGCGCGCAGCAGGCCCGGCGTGTCGCCCGCACCGCCCGAGAAGACGTTGTCAGAGGGCTCCAGCACGGCGACGGGCCGCTGCGTGGCGCTTGCCAGAAGCTCGCCCAAGACCTCCCCGGGCGCGGGGAGCGGTTGTTCGAAGTCTGGAGCGAGACGGCGGTAGGCCTCGCGCAAGGGTTGACCCATGGCGGAGAGGGCCGCGCCACCGGCCTCCCCGCAAAGACTGATGGCAGCGCCGCTATCAGGGCTGTCCGCGCAGGCAAAGCCCCCGAAGACCGTGACGTCGAGAAGGCCGTTGTCCTCGGCGCAGCGGGCCGCCAGCTCCGCCATCTCGGCCATGGGGCCATCGTCGGTCCGCATATTGAAGGACGTCGGCAGGAAGTCCGCAGGCAGGATCGTGGAATGGGCGGCGATCTCCCCCTCGATCTGGCGCAGCAGCAGGCTCATGGCCTTTTCCCCAGTCTCGGCCATGTCGATGTGCGGGTGGGTCTTGTAGCCGACGATGATCTCCGCCAGGCGCCCGATCTCCGGGTTCAGGTTCGCGTGAAGATCGAAGCTGAGGGCGAGGGGAGTCTCCCCAATCACCTGGCGCAGTGCGCGCAGCAAGCAGAGTTCCGGCTGCTCGATATCCTCGCAGACGCTGGCGCCGTGAAGGCTGGCGTAGACTCCGTCCCACGCGCGGCTCCCGAGCTGCTCGAAAAGCCGATCCTGATAGGCCGGGAAGAGACCCGCCTCAATCGGCCCCGCCGGGTAAGCCGCAAGGCAATCGAGAAACAGGATCTCGACGTCGCCGTGGCGCTCCGCGGCGGTGATTGCGCCGCCGGGCTCCAGCGCCTTGCCCCGATAGAAGTCAGCCGCCGCCTTGCCGGAAAACCATTCGCGGGAACGGAAGTCCGCCTCGCGGGCCGGAAGGGGAGAAAAGGAGTTGCCTTCGTACCAGAAACGGAAGAGTGCGATGGTCGGCATGCCGCGGCGAAAACCTTTGTTTCACTAATAGATTGCGATGCTTTTCTGCTAGACTGGGCTCGACTGTAAGCAATCGGGGAGAGGAGCGCCATGACCTGGCTGCAGTTCGACGGCGTTGGCGGTTCGGTCGGAGGGGCGGTGTCCCGCACGACGGGGCAAATCGGCTCGCAGAGCTTCGAGTTGGGCCCTCTCCATATCTCATTCAGCAGTCCCTGGCTTTGGGGATTCCTGGTGTTTGCCGCGCTCCTGGTGGTCTACGTCACGCGGCGCTGAAGCGCGCCCGAACCTCCGGCGCGGTGGCCGGCCGCGCGCCCGCCTTCTGGATTTCCCCCAAGGCCGCTTCCGTCCAGCGGGTGTTGCTCCAGTCGCTGCCGAAGGGAGCGTCCTCCAGCCCGACCCGCAGATGCCCGCCCCGCGCCAGTGCTTCGCCCGCGAGCGGAAGCACGTCCACCTGCAGGCCGCCGATCATCCAGGGGGCGTCCGGGTCAAGCTCCTCCATCAGTTTCAGATAGCTTTCCAGCGCGTAGCCGCGCGGCGGATAGCCAAAGGCGAAACCCTCGGAGAACATGAAGCGGTAGAGTGGCTTGGGCAGCCCCGGATAGCGTGCGGCGAGGGCCGCGCCCAGCCGCGCGAAGCCGGGCTCATAGATGGCGTAGCTGGGATGGAAACCGCGATCTCTGGCGAGCGCCAGGCCGTAGCGCACGTCCGCTTCCGGATTGCTGTAGAGAAAGCCGGGGCGGTCGGCTTCGATCTCCGCAAAGCTGGCGAAGGTGGCGCTGCCCGGATCGATCACCGCCCATTCGATAAGTCCCGCCTCGGCCAACTTACGGGTCGCCTCGAACCGGGCTTCGGGGGACATGGGCTCCGGCGCGTCGGCCGAGCCGCTCAGCGGCAAGGTGGGATAGACGATGGCATCGACCTCTTCGCGGATGCCCTCGATCACGGCGCGGTAGGCATCGAAGTCGTCGCGCTGGCGACCGGTCGCCGGGTCGTAAACATGAAGATGGATCACGGCCGCGCCGAGCTTGGCGCAGGCCACGCCTTCGGCGATCAGCTCCTCGGTGGTGATGGGCATGCCCGGCTGCAGACTGCGCGACCAGGGGCCGTTGAGGGCTTCTTCCAGCGAGACCGGTGTCATTACTTCTGCGACCGCATTGTCATCAGGATCCACCTGACCTTCGGCGGGCCACCTCTATTGGAGGGGGCGGAGATGACCGTCGGCGCAGGCCAGCGCCTTTGCCTGGTGGGCCGCAACGGTTCCGGCAAGTCGAGCCTCCTGAAGGTGGCCGCCGGGCTTATCGAGCCGGACCGGGGGGAGAGGGTGTTGAAGAAGGGCACGACGCTGCGCTACCTGCCGCAGGAACCCGACCTCAGCAGCTATGCGACGACGCTGGACTATGTAGAGGAGGGGCTGGACGCCGCCGCCGATCCCCATCGCGCGCGCTATCTGCTCGAACATCTGGGGCTGACCGGCGAGGAGTCCCCTGAGCGGCTTTCGGGCGGCGAGGCGCGCCGCGCGGCGCTGGCCCGCGTGCTGGCGCCGAAACCCGACATCCTGCTGCTCGACGAGCCGACGAACCACCTGGATCTGCCCGCCATCGAGTGGCTGGAGGAAGAGCTGAAGGCCTGGCGCGGAGCGCTGGTCACGATCTCGCACGACCGGCGCTTTCTGGAGGCGCTTTCGGACTCGACCCTATGGCTCGACCGGGGGCAGGCGAGACTTCTGGAAAAGGGATTCTCCGCCTTTGAAGCCTGGCGTGACGAGACCTTGGAGTTGGAAGCGCGCGAGCGCCACAAGCTGGACCGCAAGTTGGCGGCGGAAGCGGATTGGCTGCGCTACGGCGTGACGGCGCGGCGCAAGCGCAATCAGGGCCGCCTGCGCAAGTTGATGGACCTGCGCCAGCAGCGGCGCGAGCAGCGCCAGAGGCCGGGCGCCGTACGCATGGCCGCCAGCGAGGCCGAGACCTCAAGCAAGACGGTCATCGAAGCGGCGTCGATCTCCAAGGCTTTTGGAGGGCGTTCTCTCGTCCGCGACTTCTCGATCCGCATTCAACGCGGCGACAGGGTCGGGCTCATCGGCCCGAACGGGGCCGGAAAGACCACGCTGCTGCGTCTCCTGACCGGGCAGCTGGCACCCGATAGCGGAACCGTCAAGCTGGGTCAGACGCTGGACATGGTGACCCTGGACCAGAAGCGCGAAAGCCTCGATCCCCGCTGGACTCTGAAGGAAGCTCTGGCGGGCGAGGGCGGCGACACGGTCTTCGTCGGCGGCCAGCCGCGCCACGTCGTCAGCTATATGAAGGACTTCCTATTCCTGCCGGAGCAGGCGGGGACGCCCATCGAGCGTTTATCGGGCGGAGAGCGCGGGCGGGTTATGCTGGCCCGCGCGCTGGCGCGCCCCTCCAACCTGCTGGTGCTCGATGAGCCGACCAACGATCTGGATCTGGAGACCCTGGACCTGCTCCAGGAACTGCTCGCCGACTACGGCGGCACACTGCTGCTGGTCAGTCACGACCGTGACTTTCTGGACCGGGTCGCGACCTCGGTGATCCTGGCCGAGGGCGAGGGGCGTTGGGTCGAGTACGCGGGCGGCTATTCAGACATGCTCGCCCAGCGCGGCGCGAAGCCGGGGGCGCTGGTCAAGGAGAAGCCGAGGGACGGCAAGCCCAAGACCGGCCCTTCCAGCGTGGAAAAGACCCCGGAGGCGAAGCGGAAGCTCTCCTTCAAGGAAAAGCACGCCTTGCAGACCTTGCCCGGTGAGATGGAGAAGCTCCGCGAGGAGATTGCGGCGCTGCAACTGGCGCTGGAGGACGGCACCCTCTACCAGCGTGAACCCGAACGCTTCCGCGCCAGCGCCGACGCCCTTTCGCGCAAGCAGGCGGAGCTGGAAGCCGCAGAGGAGCGCTGGCTGGAGCTGGAGATCCTGCGCGAGGAGTTGGGTGCCTAGGCGAAGCTCAGGGTGCGGTCTCCAAAGGCGGCGCAGGCTTGGCCAGGGTCAGGTTGACGGCCAGCAGGGCCACGACCGCCGCAACGCCGGCGAAGTTGGCGAGCAGGCTCCAAGGCCAGAGACAGGCGATCCCGGCCGCGAGCGCCAGGAGCCGGAACAGCGGGTTCATGGGCCGCTCCATGCAGCCCTGGAAGCTGGCCGCCAGTCCGTAGATGCCCACCAGCGCGAAACCGAAGATCTGCAAGGCCAGGAGCCAATCGCCGGAAAGCAGCGGCGTGTAGGCGAACAGGATCGGCACGATGTAGAGACCCTTGGCGATCTTCCAACTCTGGAATCCGGTCGCCATGGGCGGCGACTTTGCGATCGCCGCGCCGGTGAAGGCGGCGAGGCAGACCGGCGGGGTCACGTTTGAGTCCTGACTGAGCCAGAAGATGATCATGTGCGCCGAAAGCAGCGCCAGGGTGAGCGCGTCCTGCGACAGGGCGGTCTCACGCAGCGAGGCGGCCAACTCCAGAGGCAGGCTGTGGATGAGGGCGCTGGCTTCCTCCATTGGCATGGGGGCCGCGAGCGCGGTCATGGCGTCGGGCTTGGCCAGCATCAGCACGGCCTTGCCCGCATCCGGCAAGGTCCCGTTCACCAGGTGCTCGATCAGGACGGAGTCCGAGATCATACCGGCGATGGCGGGCGCCGAAAGGGTCGCCAGAACGATGTAGGCCGCGGTCACCGGCAACCCCATGCCGAGCACGAGCGAGGCGAGGCCCACGAGTATGATGGCCAGAAGCAGATTGCCGCCCGCCCAGTCGGAGATCATGAGCGAGAAGGTGTTGCCGATTCCCGCGGTCGCGATGACGTTGATGATCAGCCCCACCGCACAGAGCAGGATCGCCGTCATGATCATGTTGCGCGCGCCCAGGGCCAGGGCCTCTAGGATGGCGCGGGGGCCCATGGGACTCTGCGTGAGCCAGCTTGAGGCCACCACGGTTCCGCAGCCGATGACGGCGGCGTAGGTCGGGGTGAAGCCGACCACCAGAAGCGTGATCAAGACCGTGATGGGGATGATGAAACTGGCGCCGCCCTTCTTCATGGCGGCGCCCAGAGTCGGGCCCTCCGCTTGCATGGGCTGCATGCCCTGTCGCTTGGCTTCGATGCGCACGAAGAACGCGATGGAGGCGAAGTAGAGGATCGCGGGGAGGGCGGCCACGGCGACGATGCGCTCATAGGGGATCAGCGTGTAGCTGGCCATGACGAAGGCGCCTGCGCCCATGATCGGCGGCATGAGCTGTCCGCCCGTCGAGGCGGAAGCCTCCACCCCCGCGGCAAACTATGCCGGGAAACCGGCGCGCTTCATCAAGGGGATGGTGATGACGCCGGTCGAAGCGGTGTTGGCGACCGCCGAGCCGGAGATGGTGCCGGTCAGGCCGGAGGCGATGACAGCCACGATGCCGGGCCCGCCGATCAGCTTTCCCGCGACCGCGCGCGCCAGGTCGATCACGAAGTCGCCCGCGCCGGAGCGCAGCAGGAAGGCGCCGAAGATGATGAAGAGGAACACATAGGTCGAAGAGATGCGCGCGATGGTGCCAAAGATCGCGTCGTCGCCGTAGAGCGAACGGAACATCACGGTCTCTAGCGAGAGCCCGCGGAACTGGAACACGCCGCCCAGGTACTGCCCCCAGAAGGAGATGTAGGTGAGTGACAGGATGATCAGGATCGGGATCACCAGGCCGGCGGTGCGCCGCGTGAACTCAATGGCGCAAATGATCAGGGTGAAGCCGGCCAGCCAGTCCAGGGTCACCAACCTGACGCCCCGGTCGTAGATCGCGTTCTCCGCGGAGGCGATGTAGATCGCCGAGGCGGCTGCCAGAATTCCCAGCGTCAGGTCTATCCAGAACCCGCCGCCCTTGACGAAGAAGCGGTTGTTCTTGAAGGCGGGGTAGTAGATCGAGCAAAGCAGCGCGAAGCCCGCGAAGTGGAAAGCGTTCCGCATCAATTCGGAGACATCGGCGATCAGCGCGAAGTAGAGGTGCGCCAGCGAGATGATCACACCCAACGTGAAGGTGATCTCCTTCCAGGGCGACTCGAGGCCGCGCAGGAGGCTGCCGCCTTCCTCGCTGTCCTGACTTGCCGCCGCAGCGGATTGCTTGTCAC of Limibacillus sp. contains these proteins:
- a CDS encoding ATP-binding cassette domain-containing protein, producing MTVGAGQRLCLVGRNGSGKSSLLKVAAGLIEPDRGERVLKKGTTLRYLPQEPDLSSYATTLDYVEEGLDAAADPHRARYLLEHLGLTGEESPERLSGGEARRAALARVLAPKPDILLLDEPTNHLDLPAIEWLEEELKAWRGALVTISHDRRFLEALSDSTLWLDRGQARLLEKGFSAFEAWRDETLELEARERHKLDRKLAAEADWLRYGVTARRKRNQGRLRKLMDLRQQRREQRQRPGAVRMAASEAETSSKTVIEAASISKAFGGRSLVRDFSIRIQRGDRVGLIGPNGAGKTTLLRLLTGQLAPDSGTVKLGQTLDMVTLDQKRESLDPRWTLKEALAGEGGDTVFVGGQPRHVVSYMKDFLFLPEQAGTPIERLSGGERGRVMLARALARPSNLLVLDEPTNDLDLETLDLLQELLADYGGTLLLVSHDRDFLDRVATSVILAEGEGRWVEYAGGYSDMLAQRGAKPGALVKEKPRDGKPKTGPSSVEKTPEAKRKLSFKEKHALQTLPGEMEKLREEIAALQLALEDGTLYQREPERFRASADALSRKQAELEAAEERWLELEILREELGA
- a CDS encoding 4-oxalomesaconate tautomerase; this encodes MPQTSIPCLFMRGGSSRGPYFNRADLPESLEELGEVLIAAVGAGHPLNIDGVGGGAAVTTKTAMISPSEDDWAEIDYFFCQVKVDEKVADFGPTCGNILSGIGPAAIEMGMVPVQDGETRVKIRAVNTGARIEAVVQTPGGKVEYEGSAAIDGVPGTAAPITLNFKDVVGSKTGALFPTGSAKDLVGGIEVTCIDVAMPIVVARASDFGLTGYETAKELDANRDFYAKFEAIRQEAGKLMGMGDVSKSVTPKFAVLSEPRADGAISARYFMPWNCHPSMAVTGSICLGCCALAPGTVAEGLTRLPEGSPAVIGIEHPMGKIDVSADYEIKDGVFDLKSAGILRTARLLMRGDIQVPASVWGGK
- a CDS encoding SLC13 family permease, which produces MSDLPLTVDQIAIFAILAGLLGLLAWGRYRYDVVAFAALVLAVLLGLVPSADAFSGFGHPATVTVALVLILSRALSDSGALDPIAKALEPLRGSTTGHVAGLSGVGAALSAVMNNVGALGLLMPVALKSAAKSKQPAGMLLMPLSFGCILGGLVTLIGTPPNIIIAAYRGEALGEPFRMFDFTPVGGAVALAGLLFMALAGWRIVPKRRAEGGESLFDLGDYLSEIEITKDSEGVGKTRREIEEMTEEISVELVALMRRGRRLPRLAAYEVFEEGDHLLIEGTPEEIERFLKTTGFTLSESKGKAAEVLESSEGEVMEAAVPPQSALIGRTLGQLRLASSHNIVPLGLARQGKPYRGRLRDLRLRAGDVLLLHGDRGHLAEGLQKLDLLPLAERGLSYGSGRSAPWVVGVFAIAILSASLGFVSITVAFAAAVAALVLGGFLPLRKIYESVEWPVIVLLGALIPVGSALETTGATQVIVDGILAVTEGLPTLVVLAMVLVVTMTVSDLLNNAATAVIMAPISVTLAERLSSNPDAFLMAVALGASCAFLTPIGHQNNALILGPGGFRFGDYWRVGLPLEIIIVAVALPMILMVWPL
- a CDS encoding GNAT family N-acetyltransferase, encoding MPTIALFRFWYEGNSFSPLPAREADFRSREWFSGKAAADFYRGKALEPGGAITAAERHGDVEILFLDCLAAYPAGPIEAGLFPAYQDRLFEQLGSRAWDGVYASLHGASVCEDIEQPELCLLRALRQVIGETPLALSFDLHANLNPEIGRLAEIIVGYKTHPHIDMAETGEKAMSLLLRQIEGEIAAHSTILPADFLPTSFNMRTDDGPMAEMAELAARCAEDNGLLDVTVFGGFACADSPDSGAAISLCGEAGGAALSAMGQPLREAYRRLAPDFEQPLPAPGEVLGELLASATQRPVAVLEPSDNVFSGGAGDTPGLLRAVLAEKPTRPCVFAFFWDPELVEEAVRAGEGAEMDCRLGGRLSDSFGAPLELTVQVERLVQGTFRNRGPMEAGLEVDPGPSAILRSGQVRILVTSRIVPVNDPAYFEHFGLALEPTTLFFVKAKNHFRAAFTGLFERFVPVETPGPAPSDILSLPFERVPRARLLFGRAPHVSKREPRLREARAEDAEAIAALHAESWRSTYRGILSDDYLEGEIHEERARFWRDFLARRHPGDLVILAEGDEGLLGFIALVDEDPDYDALIENLHVEPEQRGSGLGRKLLAEACRRLIAQGKNSVCLWVFDDNAAAFAFYLRLGGKVDKKTSDPDAPPSEADSRIGWHDLPALLAACEAKRGKGTA
- a CDS encoding SDR family NAD(P)-dependent oxidoreductase, with the translated sequence MSEKRVLVTGASSGIGKACVAAFAGAGYKLLAAGRSEERLAKLKEANPEIALWSGDIRDPAACARLAKAAEETFGALDCLVNAAGVIYRRTVEETSDEEWRETLEANLHAPFYLSRACLPLIRAAGGGSIVNIASDWGMVGGERAAAYCASKGGLVLLTRAMARDHAGEGIRINAVCPGDVDTPMLTAEARQSGQDPSEALAASNAESPSGRVTLPEEVAALVLFLASGDSKQINGAAYVIDGGATA
- a CDS encoding 3-keto-5-aminohexanoate cleavage protein, with translation MTPVSLEEALNGPWSRSLQPGMPITTEELIAEGVACAKLGAAVIHLHVYDPATGRQRDDFDAYRAVIEGIREEVDAIVYPTLPLSGSADAPEPMSPEARFEATRKLAEAGLIEWAVIDPGSATFASFAEIEADRPGFLYSNPEADVRYGLALARDRGFHPSYAIYEPGFARLGAALAARYPGLPKPLYRFMFSEGFAFGYPPRGYALESYLKLMEELDPDAPWMIGGLQVDVLPLAGEALARGGHLRVGLEDAPFGSDWSNTRWTEAALGEIQKAGARPATAPEVRARFSAA